DNA from Tursiops truncatus isolate mTurTru1 chromosome 8, mTurTru1.mat.Y, whole genome shotgun sequence:
TTCATAGTTCCATCCTCACCCCTTTTGATTGTTGATGTCACAAAATTGCATCTTTGCACACTGTTTGCCCCAAAATATAaactaataattcttttaaatgcagttGTTTCTTAAATTTGAAAATGGGAGTTACATACCAAAGTCACAGTAATACTAGCTTTtagactaatttttttaatgtattagtctcctaaattatgcagaaaataaaaagtgtaagTATAAACCATTGTTACAATATTACTAGCTTTTATAACTGCCCATGCATTTACCTTTattgagatctttattttttcacatggCTTCAAGTTATTGTTTATTTCATCCTGCAGGACTGCCTTGAGTATTTCTTGCAGGActggtctagtggtgatgaactccctaaGCTTTAGTTTCTTTGGCAAAGTCTTAATTTTTCCCTCACTTTTGAAGAACAGTTTTGCCGGTATAAGATatgattcttggttgacagttgttttctttttatcactttaaatatatctgcCCAGTaccttctggcctccaaagtttctggtgagaaatctgctgacgatcttgtttttcacttttcttcagtcttttttctttctgttcctgagTCAGTAATTTCCATTGTCCTATCTTCAGGTTTGCTGATTCtgtcttctgcctgctcaaatctgctTCTTAGTCCatctagtgatttttttcatttcagttattgtgcttttcagctctagaattttgggggtgggggttctttttaggttttatatttctttattgatatttccgTTTTGTTCACTcatcattttcttgactttctctacctcttcctttagttctttgagtatctttaagacagttgttttaaagtctttgtctagtataTCTGCCAtcggttttttttccccccagggacagtttctgttgattcatttttccctttgaatgggccatgcttttatatttctttgtatgccttgtgttttgttgtttttgttgctgttgttgaaaACTGGATGTTTGAATCTAGTAATATACGACAATGTTATCAGATTCTATCCCTTCCCCAGGGTTTGctgggtttttgttgttattgttatcgcttttgttttttgatggtTGAAGGCTGTTTCTGTGCCAAGGACCAACCTGAGGTGTACTCTTAAGGTCTTTGAGGTTGTCTCTAGGCCTGTGCTTTTCCCTGGGCATACATGGTTACTTTCTAATttcccccaaatatgccactgcTTTTGTATGTTCTggtctttaatgtctggctcccatgaggggaaaaagaaatactaagggaagggggaaagggtgcCTGCCCTTTACATTCCTTGGAGGTTACTTTAGCCAGAGGGGGAGAGGCTTGCAACAGTAGTGGGGAGGTGCAACAACAATGGCTTTGCCCTCTTTGTCTACCCCTCTGTCATCAGAAGCAGTAATCAGTCATTAGAGAACAGATCTCTGATATTTGGAGGAAAGGGTGCTTTTCACAGGCTGTGCACAGACTGCTTTCCGTACATGTAAACAGCCCTGCTACTCTGCTAAGGGCTGAAATTGGCTGAAACTAACCACAGTTTAACATACAAACCTTCCCCTGGAAATTTCAAGCTTTCAGAAGACTCCAGAGTTCCACCAAAAGTTATATCAGACAGATTCTGGCAGTGCAGTTATTGTCTAGTTGGGAAGATAGATTCCTGGTGCTTCCTACTTCTCCATCTTCCTAGAATCCTCCAGTATTTAACTAGATTTTTAAACCTAGGAAACTGTTTTgtgaaaaaacaaactcaaagtcATCTTCCCAGATACTCCTGCCTTTTTGGAAAGGGTCCATATCTGCTGTTAACCATTCACCCATGACCTGGGTGATTATCTTTGTATCAAGCATGTCCTAATATTTtacacatagaaaaaaaacaagcttGTATACACCTATAATTACCAGGATCTATAAGATCCAATAGGTAACCAAAATCCCTCACCAGATGTTTTGGTAATTCTTAACTAATTGGACTATCTTATTTTGCCCTTTTATTTACTATCACTTGTACCTTATTAAAGTTATTGATAGATGCATTTGTGTGTTCAGTTTCTCTAAagcaaatttatttcttcttctagtCAAACTATTTCCACATCAATTGGAAGTTTCAGGTCAATATCCCAAAATATCTTTTCACTGTGATAATTTTTATTggtatgtttcattttcttagatTTCCTTAAGGGGACCTACAAACCTTTGTTATGCCACATAGCTTTGGATAAGAGATTAAATTAATGCCTAGCAAATGAAACATATGTTAATATTACAGTATCATTTCATATCTTAACAAAAATGTCCCTTACCCACATATTGTACCATATATTTCCAGTTACAGGGACCACTAGAGACCATTTCCCAGTAAATGCAGGAATCTAACTGATCTGGTGGCTCAGTTATAACCCAGCCACAAAGGAACATGTTTTAGCCAATACTGGTTTCCAGATGTCATGGAGTAGCCCATCTTTATAGGGAGGTCACAGTGTTAGGCTTTTGTCTGCCCAATCCCAGATAATTGTACTACAGGGACTGctagtttctttttcatttgaaatactATTGCTATAAGGGAATAGTGATTAAGATCACATTTTCCACTGTAGTCCTGTATGATTTGAATACCAAACACTGCAACACATTACAGATCAGTACTCATTCCAGTTAGTCCTCTCAACAATGCAATGTCCAGCATTAAATTATTTGCCCCTTGTTCATTTAGCAGAGGATCTATAGTTACAAAGAATCCTCAGGATACTGCTAGTACTTATCTAAAAATGACTCAACTCTTTTATGTTATAGCCTCTGATTTTCCAGTGCCTAACTAACAATTGCAGGGGAGTGACATCATGATTTAATAGGCTGTCTTTCCAGGTTCTGAATAGAGCATTTAGTTTACAGCATGGGTCAGTCTTTGTCTTAAAATACCAGCCTTGAAACTGCTTGTTCTCTATCCTCCCTTTTACACCAgcggttttaatttcattacgaTGGTTAATAGCAACTAAAGGATTATGTTTTTAGCCATTTTCTTCTCaaccctcttctctttctcaagaCATTTTGTTAATTCCTGAGAGGGTAAACCTGTCATCCAGATTCTACTGGTAAGATTTGTCCCCACTTATCTACTGCAAAGCTTTCTTCAACTCATACACCACTAGTCAATCAATCTCTAGGCaaaactttccttcctttctttttacttaCCCCACAGAGTCTTGGTTATATTGAGGATctgaaagttaattttaattttgacatCAATCCTCTTACCCTCTAGTAGTGCCCCTGGTTTTGGATTGATAGTCAAATCACAGGACACCACAATAAGTGTAGTGCAGGCCCAACTTTCCTGTGTTGAGCTTGTCCATTTACACATCAGTGTAATTTGCTACCGAGTGTGTTGTGTGCAGTCCTGGGGCCTTAAAACCGTGCCTAGGTAGTTGCAAGACCATCTGATACAAATAATGATACTGTACATTGTGTGTTTCTTGTCCTGGATCCTTTTCTCAAAATTATATAAGAGCTAGGTTAAAACTTCTTTGTCCTTTGAGTTTTACGGTCAGTCCAAACCCGAGATCGCTGTTGGTggcaatgcaaaaataaaatacatatttattgtagaaaataagaattattttcacaattatactccaataaagatgttaaaaaaaaatgtctccagacattaccaaatgTCCCTTGGGAATGTTTGGTAAGGCAAAATCACCTCCAGCTGAGAACCTTTTAAGTAGACTGGAGAAAGTAAAGCCAGTATAAATAGCTCTTTTGAGGTAAGTGGCTGTGAAATTAAGGAGAGAGAGCAGTAACTGGAGAGGAAAATCAGGGcaaggcaggttttttttttgttgtttaaaagatAAGATGTAAAGAAGATATTGAAGATAGAAGTAATAAGCAGAGAGGGTGGGATCCAGAGCATTGGTGAAGGTATTAGTCCCAGAAAGGAGGAGGGACAACTATCTTTTTTAATAGGGGATAACAAAGAGAAGATAGGTAGTGAATCATATAGGTTTGTAAGTTTGGCATTGGAAGCATCTGATGACTTCTTTTTAGTGAAAGGAGACAAAATCATCTACTGAAAGTCAAGGGAGGTATAGAAAAATCAGGTGTTTGAGAAGATTTGAAATCACCTTTGTAGATAGTGAGAAATAGAATTTGacaaaaaataaaggcagaattACTGTCAGGTGGATGCTTGAGGTAGATAAGTATTAATtttgacaaaagttaaagatCAGCTTTGTTGTGTGGTTTTCTCTAGGGACCTGAGTGCAGGAGTGGAGAAAGTAGATAACTGAATTCATCTGGGTTTGGGTTTTACTTGTGCAGTGttaaagggggagagagaagagaggaagacagagagatagatagaGGTGTAGGTAGTTTTGGTGTCTATACTTgttaaaaatgagtttgaaaaaaaaaaatgagtttgacCTTCTGCTAAAGGGTCACAGTCAAATTCAAGACCGTTGCCCTTAAATGTTATCTacatacaaatgaataaattacaaaaagaaaatgagtaataaagaatttaagaaatatttataaaaattaaaataggcaAAGGGTCTTAGGGTGTAGCAAAAGAGTTAcaagaaaggaatataaattggataTGGAGGAACCTCATAACAAGGTTCAGAGTAAGATACTTGGGGTGGGAGAAGGTCCCATGAGCTAAAGAAGAcaagaaactggaaagaaagggAATTAGTTCGTTTATCCACATGGACAATGAAGCCACCAAGGATAATGGCACAAACTGGGATAGAGAGAGAAGATTGCTAGGGTCAAAGTCTTTTATGAATGAGATGGAATACTCAAGAGGTTCGTAGACGGTcattagaaaggaaagaagagctgAATAAGATGGGCCTCAAAAAATAGGggaaatggtttttgtttttaagagagcAAGGGATTAATAATCTGGAAGAGACAGTGAGGGGTATACAGTGGATTCTACACTCTTCCTCTTTTGAGGATACAAAGGGCTGTGGGAGAATAAGCAATTACCCCCAGAGGGCTCCTGAAGAAGAGTCAGGGAGGTGTCAAATGAACGCTCCTGGAAAGAGGTTGAGTAATACGGGAATTTCATAGTCTTTACTGAACAAATCAGTGGATGAGTTATAGTTTATGGGAAATACTTAAACATTTGACATTAAGAGCAAAATCATTTGTATGCTCTTAATCTTTTTTCCCAGTTACTTCATTTCTATTACTTCACATTTTCAGCAAATAAAGTTGCCAATAGAGTTTATTTAACATTAATATATTAACTTGATTTTTTGTCAGATAAATAGGGAATTCTCTTTAAATAACCATTTCCTCACTTCACGGCCAGTCTATGAGGAAAGGAAGCAAATTTCAGTGCATCCAGGGGTCATACTGCCAACCAGGCATGACGCTTAAAGGGAAGAGGATAGGCTAAGGGCGGGGTGGGCAGCAGGTCATGGCAGTACACAGGGCTAGGCCAGGGCAGCCTTGGAGGTCAGGGCCCTTGTTTCCAGTCTACCCAGCAGCCCCCAAATGGCAtaatggcatggacatacattTCCAGTTCTAATCCAAGAAGCCCTTTCTAGCAGGAAGAGATGCAGTGAAAGGAGAGAGAGCAAATTCCTGAAACACCAGCACGGAAGGCAGGAGGGCTTTTGCCCCAGCCACGCTGCCTTGTTCCTGATGCCGCCCAACCCCTGGCAGCTCATGTTAAAGCTCTAAAAGGTATTGTGCTACACAGAGGGAGCAACAGAATGACCAAGGACAGGAAAGGGAAGCGGGGGCAGGCAAGTGTGACTGCAGCTGGAATGTGGCTGGGAAGGGAATGTGGGCTGACAGTCTGGTGGGACAGTGGCCTTCCATGGCGAGGCATGGACCAGAGTGGAGTGAATGTGAGTAGAGCCTGGCAGGGGACCCTGAGGAGAAGACATGTGGCTGTTCTGGTGGAGATCAGGAGGTTGAATATAAAGTGGCTACCAAAATGAGGGAGTTGGACTGCAGTGGAAAAGGTGGATAGGGAGTCCCTCTGTGGGCCACTAGAGTAAAGCAGGAACGCTGAGCTCCTGAGGAGAGCCCCAGAGACGGTGAGAGGGAAGCCTGGCTGAGTAGTGCCTGTGGGCTCTGAACTACTATGGGAAGCTGGGAGGCACCACTCCAGGGTCAAGGAGCCTCTCCCTTTCTCAACGCTGGTTCCTGGTAACTTTACAGGCACACCTGGAGGAACAACAAGACCTTCCCATCGCCTCCTCCAGCCCTACATTCTGGGGTAAGAAAAGGCAATGGGTGGTAGGGGGCAGAGAGGTGTGAGAGGTCTACTGGGTCTTCCTACCTtccagggaggaggtggaggctggTTTGTGGGCATGTAGGCATTGTGTGGGTTACCCAGGTTGTAACAGGCTCTAGCAGCTGCCTCTACAGCCTTGGCTTCAGCTGCAGGAGTGGAGGGAACATCAGGGCTGCTGATGGGAGGCTCCGTGGCCCTAGGATAGGGTGGTGGCCATGGCTGCACCCGTTCCATGGCCCTGTCCATCATGGAAGGTCCTGGATAGAAGCCAGGTGGTAGCCAGGAGGGCAGGAGTACATTCCACTGGTGACTAGCGGGGGAATTACATAAACCCTGCTGAGCATGTGAGTACCTGGAAGCTTAGGCTCCACCGGGGGCTTCACCTCTGGAAGCTTGAGAAGCCACCTGTTAGCATCTGTTGTCCAAACTCAGTGGCATCCCCTCATGTAAAGATTATACAAAGCAGAGCCTGCCCAGCCACTTCCTGCTTCTGCCTTCACTGTTCTCTTGATTTTACACCAAACACAGCCTGCTTGATCTCACAGTCCTTCATCAGACTGCATGGCATTCTTCCGCTTAGGAAGAAATATGACAAGGGTAAGGGGTAAAACAGACAGTGCCCTTTTGGGCCCCTTTGAAGGCATCTGGCACATTCTTCATGTCATTAAACACAAGTTCTCACATGGTCATAGGACATTAGGATGCTCTTCGTACTGTTGACGATCACTCTGCTGCCCTCCGAATGATTCTTGAGCTCCATAATCTCTCTGTATATTCTTATTCTGAAGCCGTCTTGCATAGCTGCCTTTCCATATCAGGTTACTGAATAATAACCTAATTTTGCCTTTTAGGGCTTATatggaataaaagaagaaatctttcTCAGTATCCCTTGTGTCTTGGGCCAAAATGGTGTCTCAGATGTTGTGAAAGTTAACTTGAATTCTGAGGAGGAGGCCCTTTTAAAGAAGAGTGTAAACACACTTTGGGATGTCCAAAAAGACctgatattttaaaaccttttaatgTTCCATGTTTTATAGAACAGAAGATAGTAGactgtatattttacattttgaaagtaTCTTCACctgatctttcaaaaataaaagaacattggACCTATGACATAACTCCAGCCTCTCAAGGctagaaaaaggaaatggtaaaggaatttctctatttctctattcTAATGATACTCAACCTGTACAGATGTAAGTTATACTTCCGAAGTATGTCATATATGTAAAAGTTGTCTTCAGGTTTAGTAGAATATGTATACTAACCCATTTAATATAGAACTTATGATTCTTCtcataaaacaacagaatttctAGTACTGAAATTTCGTTTTGTGCTTTCCTCCATTAGGGCACCAGCATATTCACTTTATATTGCTTCATTAActttatgtgtttatatataatttttactaaGTACTTATTTTTAAGACAATGTATATcagaaggaaaatagaaatataacttcatggtataaaaaaattaaatatcttcaaCCCTGCAAGTATTATACCAATTAATATAAACTCAAATAGTTGATTTGGTCCCTCTGTTGAAATACCACACAGGGAGTTTAGACCATCCTCTAGGTTATTCTTTTAGCAAACTACTACTATGCTTGCTGTGTTATGGTTATGAGTTCAGTATGACATGATTTCTGCCCTCAAGTATTTCACAGTGAGTATTTAGGGTACCTCATCTAACTGGTTATTGATGGATGCTTGGTAACAGTCAATTGGTAGCTCCCTCTTGGTGTCCAAGGTAGGAGTGCATGTGCttcatacaaaaatatatatttccttgatTCCACAAAGAATTTAAGGCAGCTATAGGAAATACACagtgaaacaaaaactaaaaaatcaGGACCAAGGTAATTTACAAATTAGACTAGGACAGGACCAGTGGGAAAAATTAGAAGGCATATATGCAGACCCTGAGGACCTACATGGCTCTAGTGGAGGCAAACCCATTTGGTCAGAGAGTTACGGTTCACTCTCTGTTATTCTTGCTATTTAATAGCTTTCATTTCAGTCATCTATTACTGAACATAATTAGTTTCCCATTATTTTgttgtctttacttttttttcaacttttccctTGAATGTACAAAATATGGTCATGAGAGTTTAGttaggatgggggaggggagtcttCTGTGGATTTTGCCTCGTTTTAAGCTCCTCTCTTACACCAAATTAAGCTTCATTTTAGGAGATCCTTGCAGAGATCAAAAAGCTTCAAAATATACTTTCTACGGGGAATATTCTAGGAAATAAAACTGCTGTACATCATGTGTTCTCAGCTGGAGCAATATTGCCCCAAGGGGGTGAAAATTCgttcttgggggggggggttggtgaAAAAAACCTTTGATATTACAAGGGTTTGGCTCTCCAAAGCTCAACCCTACCAGACAAAAGTCTCACTCCATAATATTTAATCTCATGCTGTGGGGGCAGGTGAGGGAGCTGAACGATTAAGGTTAATGTCTGAAGAAGCTCTTGAGGGAAAGATAATGAAAAAaggctgagaaacactgctctacaTTTTGTAAAAGAATTTGTCAGATGTGTATTATGTTTTATGATTCACAAATGAGTAAGAAAACAGTTTGGGTAGAATGTGGTGGGAGAAGAGAAGTGGAAACCTTGGTTCATCCCCAATTAACGGATGAGAGGGGGATTTTATTAGATTCTACATTTAACGACTTCATAAATAATGAGTTGTAGAAATGGTTTTCAATTGTATATATGGTTATCAATTAGCACTGCCCTGATCAAATTCTTAGGGTTTTgtatcttatttaaaaatctcctttGCATAGAGggtttaaattaaatgttttttctacTTCAGCTCGTATTGGGGTGGTAAACAGTAGCCCTGAGATCCCTTTCTCCCACGGCCCTGGTGAAAAATTCCCAATCAAGAGTCAAAAAGCCCTTATCCGATACATCTAGACAAGATTTCGTTAGAAATAAATTTACCTGGGCTCCCTGGTGTTCCTTGCCTCTCTGGGCAAGGAACACTCCGTTTGAGAGCAGAGTCCCTCTAGTTCAGTGTGCCTGCCAGCCAGGCAGAAACCCGCCAGCCACAGCAACCTCAACCTGCAACAGGTGCAGGCGCAGTGCCTCAGGGCTCGCCTCCTGGCCTCGCGCCTGCACCTGGCGCGCTTGGCCCCCGCGAGGTCCGCACGGGCTGGGCGCCGCCTTACGCAGCCTCAGTAGCCAAAGGTTTTCCTCCTCTGAGCTTCAACCAGCTTTCCCTCCgctttcctccattttcttcctcttcctcggGCGGCCATGAGCTGGGCCGCGGGAGTGCTGCGGGCTAGCGGGAGAGTGGGCGCCGTCGGAGTGTATGCTTTTTGCTTGGCGTTGACTCTGGGTCCCCTGCAGGCGGCATGCATCCCCCTGCGGGGCGGCTGGTCCTTCACCCGTGTGAGGGTGGCCAGGAGTACCGCGCGCCTAGACGTCCTAGGCCCAGAGCCTGGGGACTGTGGGCTCGTGGACCCTGGGCTCGGTCCTGGAGCTaagagctgggggaggagaagaaTGGGGGCGCGGGGGGCGGAGGGAAGGAAGAGCAGAGGCTTCAGGGCAAAGGCTGAAATAACTTTACCGGTGGTAGGTCTCATTTTTGGTGGAGGGAgacccttttccttccttcactccctcTCAACCCCTCTTCACTGTAcccaccttcctcctcctccccttggtTTGCCTCCTGGATGCTGGGCTGCTGGTCATTGTCGTTCCCTGTGTGTCTGCAGCGCCTCCTTACCCGCCGGGGCCCAGGAGTTCTCTATATGCCCCCTCTCACTACAGACCAATTCCAGATCAATCGGAAGTGGCTTTGCGGCTTTGCCGTTTTTTCCTCAAGATGGCGACCGTCAAGCGTGACTTCTAAGATTTTCGCTTCAGAAGAGGCCATTCATCTCAGTACGGAAGTGGATCAGTTGCTATGGCCTGTGCATCTTATTAAAAGTAAGTTATACGCCATTCTCAACAAGTTAATCCAAATCAGCcccttaagaagaaaaaaattaaggttaGGGGATCATATATAAGCGAATTCGTGATAGTAGAAATTAGCTATGCCAGAGAGCCATTTGGGCATTTTGCCtttaaataaaaaggttttttccaTCTGCCTGTGCTGCTTTGCTCCATGGCTGCTTCCCAGCACAGTCAGCTGTAGCCCCAGGGAAGCACCTGTTGTCCAAGAGCAGTCGGTAGCTTGCCGCTTCAGCTCTGGACAAGTATCAAGTGCTTTGACACGTGTAAGAAGCAGGTATATGGCATTTTCAGAAGGTAGCGTGGTCCTCAAATGAGTTACTGGTATTCTACATCAGCAAAATAGCTCAATTTTTGATAGGTTACACACAAACTTTCTCtttatgcattttattcttttagaataaaatacatgCTGCTGTAATAAAATTGCCTTTAATCACTTAAGCCTAACCTTGACTCAAGCAGTGAATGCctgtaaatataataaatgaaaaaagttagtatttttataacataaaacAGTATCATTTATAGCTTGTCAATCGCATTTTGTCatccagcaaaaataaaaagcctgGTAGAGAATTTCATACCTGCAAATGATGGAGACTATTTTTGTTAAGACTGTCAGAATTTACTCACCACAATTATGACATACAGCCCAAAGAATGCAGTCATCTCCTTATCATGTTAATTGTTCTCTTTTGAAGATGTGTTGTGTTGACTAATTGAACAGTAATTCAAGTAGAGTGTCTCAGGAGAAACCACTTGAGCTCTGTCTTTGGCGTCTGGCTGGCGGCTCTGAGAATTACCAAAGGCTCTGACTCGCCCTGACTTTGTGTCGTCTTTGACAGGCCTCATCTTCCGCGCACGGCTTCATTCCCAGTGggctggaaacaacctaaggttGTGTTTTGTTTGGGAGTTGTTTGGTCAGGACCTTTTGAACAGTACTGTCCCAATGAAGTACTAGATATTATTTATGTAAGAATGAGTCTTTTTAACAATAATATCCTTTCAGAAATTTCTCACTACTTTGTAACTGCATGACTTAACCTGGTGATAAAAGCAGTTATTAAAAATCTAccttttcccccaccccccagaaaaAGTTATGTGCTCTGTGCCATTGGGTTAGCCAAGTTTTCCTTAGTTGCAGGCAAGGCCACCACATACCATTGTG
Protein-coding regions in this window:
- the LOC109552239 gene encoding LOW QUALITY PROTEIN: WW domain-binding protein 2 (The sequence of the model RefSeq protein was modified relative to this genomic sequence to represent the inferred CDS: inserted 6 bases in 4 codons; deleted 4 bases in 4 codons; substituted 1 base at 1 genomic stop codon), whose product is MQDGFRIRIYREIMELKNHSEGSRVIVNSTKSILMSYDHVELVFNDMKNVPDAFKGAQKGTVCFTPYLVIFLPKRKNAMQXLMKDCEIKQAVFGVXIKRTVKAEAGSGWAGSALYNLYMXGDATEFGQQMLQVASQASRGEAPGGAXASRYSMLSRVYVIPPLVTSGMYSCPPGXPPGFYPGPSMMDRAMERVQPWPPPYPRATEPPISSPDVPSTPAAEAKAVEAAARACYNLGNPHNAYMPTNQPPPPPWKVGRPSRPLTPLCPLPPIAFSYPRM